A genomic segment from Candidatus Eisenbacteria bacterium encodes:
- a CDS encoding GtrA family protein: protein MKIPTASLRRLLGPRLWLRQFVKFCIVGLSGLAVDTSVLALFTEIARLDPRAAAVPAFAVAVSWTYTMNRWWTFRAGGARGVGVSYASFVGVCLAGLGLRLLTMHLLMEYGGLGAGRRYYLASLAGIFVATFWNFAGSKFVAFRKR from the coding sequence ATGAAGATCCCGACCGCTTCGCTCCGCCGGTTGCTCGGCCCGAGGCTCTGGCTCCGCCAGTTCGTCAAGTTCTGCATTGTGGGCCTTTCCGGGCTCGCCGTCGATACGTCGGTTCTCGCCCTCTTTACGGAGATCGCTCGCCTGGATCCGCGCGCGGCGGCGGTGCCCGCTTTCGCCGTGGCGGTGAGCTGGACCTACACGATGAACCGGTGGTGGACGTTCCGTGCCGGGGGCGCGCGGGGCGTGGGTGTGTCGTACGCGAGCTTCGTCGGGGTCTGCCTCGCGGGCCTCGGGCTCCGCCTGCTCACGATGCACCTACTCATGGAGTACGGCGGCCTCGGAGCGGGCCGCCGCTACTACCTCGCGAGCCTCGCCGGCATCTTCGTCGCCACCTTCTGGAACTTCGCGGGAAGCAAGTTCGTGGCCTTTCGCAAGCGATAG